One part of the Solea solea chromosome 1, fSolSol10.1, whole genome shotgun sequence genome encodes these proteins:
- the ranbp3b gene encoding ran-binding protein 3b isoform X2 gives MADLANEDKPAIAPPVFVFQKDKAQKRSAEGSSAEDGEDSDKDEASYCPPVKRERTSSFPPPHSVPKNNVFMPSSFCQSPTGNSDSEPEEKPVGFRLKPPTLIHGQAPSSGVPSQKPKEQQRSVLRPAVLQAPPSKSHLESNSSCGTNGVKKSSDGPLMATSLFLNNTEHSATLVKSLKHENKEDEASGNKDDSGREKEADVAISFVFGQNIKDRAKLDENSTEDKSKDSDSQSEATNYFLQYNSTPSSKNAANSTDSGAKFVFGQNMSERVLSPPKGEASNEENKEAPATPVSEPSSQEPTPEKVNSVSESLEESAAAYTKATAKKCILEKVDVKTGEESESNVLQMQCKLYVFEKNAQSWIERGRGLLRLNDMASTDDGSLQSRLVMRTQGSLRLILNTKLWPQMQVDKASEKSVRITAMDTEDQGVKVFLISGSSKDVGQLAAALHHRILALKSRVEQEPETPPTTIPEAKIPQSNEDDSDEEGNASASASTPATSNSEGGESQAAGST, from the exons ATGGCGGACTTGGCAAACGAAG ACAAGCCTGCCATAGCGCCTCCtgtctttgttttccaaaaAGATAAAGCACAGAAG CGATCTGCGGAGGGCTCAAGTGCAGAGGATGGAGAAG ATTCAGATAAAGATGAGGCAAGCTATTGCCCCCCAGTGAAAAGGGAAAGGACCTCGTCATTCCCACCCCCACATTCTG TTCCCAAGAACAATGTATTCATGCCCTCAAGTTTCTGCCAGTCTCCAACTGGGAACTCTGACTCTGAGCCAG AGGAGAAGCCTGTGGGATTCCGTTTAAAGCCACCAACTCTCATACATGGTCAGGCACCAAGTTCAG GTGTCCCAAGTCAGAAACCCAAGGAGCAGCAACGCAGTGTCCTCCGCCCTGCAGTTCTCCAGGCACCACCCTCTAAATCACATTTAGAGTCTA ATTCCAGTTGTGGAACCAATGGTGTGAAAAAGTCATCAGATGGGCCACTCATGGCCACGTCACTCTTCCTGAACAACACAGAGCACTCGGCCACCCTCGTCAAGTCACTG AAACATGAAAATAAGGAAGATGAAGCAAGTGGCAACAAAGATGATAGTGGGAGAGAGAAGGAAGCGGATGTAGCAATATCTTTTGTGTTCGGTCAAAATATTAAAGACAGAGCAAAG ttggaTGAGAACAGTACAGAAGACAAGTCAAAGGACAGTGACTCCCAATCAGAGGCCACTAATTATTTCTTACAGTACAATTCTACCCCAAG TTCAAAAAATGCCGCAAATAGTACAGACAGTGGGGCAAAGTTTGTTTTTGGGCAGAACATGTCTGAAAGAGTCCTG agccCACCTAAGGGCGAGGCTTCaaatgaggaaaataaagagGCTCCGGCTACACCTGTTTCAGAGCCTTCATCACAGGAACCCACcccagagaagg TGAACAGTGTGTCAGAGTCTTTGGAAGAGTCTGCAGCAGCATACACCAAAGCCACAGCCAAGAAGTGCATCTTAGAGAAAGTTGATGTCAAAACCGGAGAGGAATCGGAAAGCAATGTTTTACAG ATGCAGTGCAAGTtatatgtttttgaaaaaaatgctcAGTCGTGGATAGAAAGAGGTCGAGGTTTGCTGAGGCTGAACGACATGGCATCAACAGACGACGGCTCGCTACAGTCACGTCTAG TGATGAGGACCCAGGGCAGCCTCCGGTTGATCCTCAACACTAAACTTTGGCCCCAGATGCAGGTGGACAAGGCCAGTGAGAAGAGTGTACGAATCACTGCCATGGACACAGAGGACCAGGGAGTCAAGGTCTTCCTAATATCG GGTAGCTCTAAGGACGTCGGTCAGTTGGCTGCAGCGCTACATCACCGCATCTTGGCCCTGAAGAGCAGAGTGGAGCAGGAGCCTGAGACACCACCAACAACCATCCCTGAGGCCAAGATACCACAGTCCAACGAAGACGACAGCGACGAGGAAGGCAACGCTTCTGCTTCTGCCTCAACTCCTGCTACAA GTAActcagagggaggagagagccAGGCAGCAGGAAGCACATAG
- the ranbp3b gene encoding ran-binding protein 3b isoform X3 has translation MADLANEDKPAIAPPVFVFQKDKAQKRSAEGSSAEDGEDSDKDEASYCPPVKRERTSSFPPPHSVPKNNVFMPSSFCQSPTGNSDSEPEEKPVGFRLKPPTLIHGQAPSSDSSCGTNGVKKSSDGPLMATSLFLNNTEHSATLVKSLKHENKEDEASGNKDDSGREKEADVAISFVFGQNIKDRAKLDENSTEDKSKDSDSQSEATNYFLQYNSTPSSKNAANSTDSGAKFVFGQNMSERVLSPPKGEASNEENKEAPATPVSEPSSQEPTPEKVNSVSESLEESAAAYTKATAKKCILEKVDVKTGEESESNVLQMQCKLYVFEKNAQSWIERGRGLLRLNDMASTDDGSLQSRLVMRTQGSLRLILNTKLWPQMQVDKASEKSVRITAMDTEDQGVKVFLISGSSKDVGQLAAALHHRILALKSRVEQEPETPPTTIPEAKIPQSNEDDSDEEGNASASASTPATSNSEGGESQAAGST, from the exons ATGGCGGACTTGGCAAACGAAG ACAAGCCTGCCATAGCGCCTCCtgtctttgttttccaaaaAGATAAAGCACAGAAG CGATCTGCGGAGGGCTCAAGTGCAGAGGATGGAGAAG ATTCAGATAAAGATGAGGCAAGCTATTGCCCCCCAGTGAAAAGGGAAAGGACCTCGTCATTCCCACCCCCACATTCTG TTCCCAAGAACAATGTATTCATGCCCTCAAGTTTCTGCCAGTCTCCAACTGGGAACTCTGACTCTGAGCCAG AGGAGAAGCCTGTGGGATTCCGTTTAAAGCCACCAACTCTCATACATGGTCAGGCACCAAGTTCAG ATTCCAGTTGTGGAACCAATGGTGTGAAAAAGTCATCAGATGGGCCACTCATGGCCACGTCACTCTTCCTGAACAACACAGAGCACTCGGCCACCCTCGTCAAGTCACTG AAACATGAAAATAAGGAAGATGAAGCAAGTGGCAACAAAGATGATAGTGGGAGAGAGAAGGAAGCGGATGTAGCAATATCTTTTGTGTTCGGTCAAAATATTAAAGACAGAGCAAAG ttggaTGAGAACAGTACAGAAGACAAGTCAAAGGACAGTGACTCCCAATCAGAGGCCACTAATTATTTCTTACAGTACAATTCTACCCCAAG TTCAAAAAATGCCGCAAATAGTACAGACAGTGGGGCAAAGTTTGTTTTTGGGCAGAACATGTCTGAAAGAGTCCTG agccCACCTAAGGGCGAGGCTTCaaatgaggaaaataaagagGCTCCGGCTACACCTGTTTCAGAGCCTTCATCACAGGAACCCACcccagagaagg TGAACAGTGTGTCAGAGTCTTTGGAAGAGTCTGCAGCAGCATACACCAAAGCCACAGCCAAGAAGTGCATCTTAGAGAAAGTTGATGTCAAAACCGGAGAGGAATCGGAAAGCAATGTTTTACAG ATGCAGTGCAAGTtatatgtttttgaaaaaaatgctcAGTCGTGGATAGAAAGAGGTCGAGGTTTGCTGAGGCTGAACGACATGGCATCAACAGACGACGGCTCGCTACAGTCACGTCTAG TGATGAGGACCCAGGGCAGCCTCCGGTTGATCCTCAACACTAAACTTTGGCCCCAGATGCAGGTGGACAAGGCCAGTGAGAAGAGTGTACGAATCACTGCCATGGACACAGAGGACCAGGGAGTCAAGGTCTTCCTAATATCG GGTAGCTCTAAGGACGTCGGTCAGTTGGCTGCAGCGCTACATCACCGCATCTTGGCCCTGAAGAGCAGAGTGGAGCAGGAGCCTGAGACACCACCAACAACCATCCCTGAGGCCAAGATACCACAGTCCAACGAAGACGACAGCGACGAGGAAGGCAACGCTTCTGCTTCTGCCTCAACTCCTGCTACAA GTAActcagagggaggagagagccAGGCAGCAGGAAGCACATAG
- the ranbp3b gene encoding ran-binding protein 3b isoform X1, translating to MTCLHLLLTDKPAIAPPVFVFQKDKAQKRSAEGSSAEDGEDSDKDEASYCPPVKRERTSSFPPPHSVPKNNVFMPSSFCQSPTGNSDSEPEEKPVGFRLKPPTLIHGQAPSSGVPSQKPKEQQRSVLRPAVLQAPPSKSHLESNSSCGTNGVKKSSDGPLMATSLFLNNTEHSATLVKSLKHENKEDEASGNKDDSGREKEADVAISFVFGQNIKDRAKLDENSTEDKSKDSDSQSEATNYFLQYNSTPSSKNAANSTDSGAKFVFGQNMSERVLSPPKGEASNEENKEAPATPVSEPSSQEPTPEKVNSVSESLEESAAAYTKATAKKCILEKVDVKTGEESESNVLQMQCKLYVFEKNAQSWIERGRGLLRLNDMASTDDGSLQSRLVMRTQGSLRLILNTKLWPQMQVDKASEKSVRITAMDTEDQGVKVFLISGSSKDVGQLAAALHHRILALKSRVEQEPETPPTTIPEAKIPQSNEDDSDEEGNASASASTPATSNSEGGESQAAGST from the exons ATGACTTGCCTTCATCTTCTCTTAACAGACAAGCCTGCCATAGCGCCTCCtgtctttgttttccaaaaAGATAAAGCACAGAAG CGATCTGCGGAGGGCTCAAGTGCAGAGGATGGAGAAG ATTCAGATAAAGATGAGGCAAGCTATTGCCCCCCAGTGAAAAGGGAAAGGACCTCGTCATTCCCACCCCCACATTCTG TTCCCAAGAACAATGTATTCATGCCCTCAAGTTTCTGCCAGTCTCCAACTGGGAACTCTGACTCTGAGCCAG AGGAGAAGCCTGTGGGATTCCGTTTAAAGCCACCAACTCTCATACATGGTCAGGCACCAAGTTCAG GTGTCCCAAGTCAGAAACCCAAGGAGCAGCAACGCAGTGTCCTCCGCCCTGCAGTTCTCCAGGCACCACCCTCTAAATCACATTTAGAGTCTA ATTCCAGTTGTGGAACCAATGGTGTGAAAAAGTCATCAGATGGGCCACTCATGGCCACGTCACTCTTCCTGAACAACACAGAGCACTCGGCCACCCTCGTCAAGTCACTG AAACATGAAAATAAGGAAGATGAAGCAAGTGGCAACAAAGATGATAGTGGGAGAGAGAAGGAAGCGGATGTAGCAATATCTTTTGTGTTCGGTCAAAATATTAAAGACAGAGCAAAG ttggaTGAGAACAGTACAGAAGACAAGTCAAAGGACAGTGACTCCCAATCAGAGGCCACTAATTATTTCTTACAGTACAATTCTACCCCAAG TTCAAAAAATGCCGCAAATAGTACAGACAGTGGGGCAAAGTTTGTTTTTGGGCAGAACATGTCTGAAAGAGTCCTG agccCACCTAAGGGCGAGGCTTCaaatgaggaaaataaagagGCTCCGGCTACACCTGTTTCAGAGCCTTCATCACAGGAACCCACcccagagaagg TGAACAGTGTGTCAGAGTCTTTGGAAGAGTCTGCAGCAGCATACACCAAAGCCACAGCCAAGAAGTGCATCTTAGAGAAAGTTGATGTCAAAACCGGAGAGGAATCGGAAAGCAATGTTTTACAG ATGCAGTGCAAGTtatatgtttttgaaaaaaatgctcAGTCGTGGATAGAAAGAGGTCGAGGTTTGCTGAGGCTGAACGACATGGCATCAACAGACGACGGCTCGCTACAGTCACGTCTAG TGATGAGGACCCAGGGCAGCCTCCGGTTGATCCTCAACACTAAACTTTGGCCCCAGATGCAGGTGGACAAGGCCAGTGAGAAGAGTGTACGAATCACTGCCATGGACACAGAGGACCAGGGAGTCAAGGTCTTCCTAATATCG GGTAGCTCTAAGGACGTCGGTCAGTTGGCTGCAGCGCTACATCACCGCATCTTGGCCCTGAAGAGCAGAGTGGAGCAGGAGCCTGAGACACCACCAACAACCATCCCTGAGGCCAAGATACCACAGTCCAACGAAGACGACAGCGACGAGGAAGGCAACGCTTCTGCTTCTGCCTCAACTCCTGCTACAA GTAActcagagggaggagagagccAGGCAGCAGGAAGCACATAG
- the ranbp3b gene encoding ran-binding protein 3b isoform X4, with translation MPSSFCQSPTGNSDSEPEEKPVGFRLKPPTLIHGQAPSSGVPSQKPKEQQRSVLRPAVLQAPPSKSHLESNSSCGTNGVKKSSDGPLMATSLFLNNTEHSATLVKSLKHENKEDEASGNKDDSGREKEADVAISFVFGQNIKDRAKLDENSTEDKSKDSDSQSEATNYFLQYNSTPSSKNAANSTDSGAKFVFGQNMSERVLSPPKGEASNEENKEAPATPVSEPSSQEPTPEKVNSVSESLEESAAAYTKATAKKCILEKVDVKTGEESESNVLQMQCKLYVFEKNAQSWIERGRGLLRLNDMASTDDGSLQSRLVMRTQGSLRLILNTKLWPQMQVDKASEKSVRITAMDTEDQGVKVFLISGSSKDVGQLAAALHHRILALKSRVEQEPETPPTTIPEAKIPQSNEDDSDEEGNASASASTPATSNSEGGESQAAGST, from the exons ATGCCCTCAAGTTTCTGCCAGTCTCCAACTGGGAACTCTGACTCTGAGCCAG AGGAGAAGCCTGTGGGATTCCGTTTAAAGCCACCAACTCTCATACATGGTCAGGCACCAAGTTCAG GTGTCCCAAGTCAGAAACCCAAGGAGCAGCAACGCAGTGTCCTCCGCCCTGCAGTTCTCCAGGCACCACCCTCTAAATCACATTTAGAGTCTA ATTCCAGTTGTGGAACCAATGGTGTGAAAAAGTCATCAGATGGGCCACTCATGGCCACGTCACTCTTCCTGAACAACACAGAGCACTCGGCCACCCTCGTCAAGTCACTG AAACATGAAAATAAGGAAGATGAAGCAAGTGGCAACAAAGATGATAGTGGGAGAGAGAAGGAAGCGGATGTAGCAATATCTTTTGTGTTCGGTCAAAATATTAAAGACAGAGCAAAG ttggaTGAGAACAGTACAGAAGACAAGTCAAAGGACAGTGACTCCCAATCAGAGGCCACTAATTATTTCTTACAGTACAATTCTACCCCAAG TTCAAAAAATGCCGCAAATAGTACAGACAGTGGGGCAAAGTTTGTTTTTGGGCAGAACATGTCTGAAAGAGTCCTG agccCACCTAAGGGCGAGGCTTCaaatgaggaaaataaagagGCTCCGGCTACACCTGTTTCAGAGCCTTCATCACAGGAACCCACcccagagaagg TGAACAGTGTGTCAGAGTCTTTGGAAGAGTCTGCAGCAGCATACACCAAAGCCACAGCCAAGAAGTGCATCTTAGAGAAAGTTGATGTCAAAACCGGAGAGGAATCGGAAAGCAATGTTTTACAG ATGCAGTGCAAGTtatatgtttttgaaaaaaatgctcAGTCGTGGATAGAAAGAGGTCGAGGTTTGCTGAGGCTGAACGACATGGCATCAACAGACGACGGCTCGCTACAGTCACGTCTAG TGATGAGGACCCAGGGCAGCCTCCGGTTGATCCTCAACACTAAACTTTGGCCCCAGATGCAGGTGGACAAGGCCAGTGAGAAGAGTGTACGAATCACTGCCATGGACACAGAGGACCAGGGAGTCAAGGTCTTCCTAATATCG GGTAGCTCTAAGGACGTCGGTCAGTTGGCTGCAGCGCTACATCACCGCATCTTGGCCCTGAAGAGCAGAGTGGAGCAGGAGCCTGAGACACCACCAACAACCATCCCTGAGGCCAAGATACCACAGTCCAACGAAGACGACAGCGACGAGGAAGGCAACGCTTCTGCTTCTGCCTCAACTCCTGCTACAA GTAActcagagggaggagagagccAGGCAGCAGGAAGCACATAG
- the LOC131468238 gene encoding neurturin isoform X2 gives MKLWKGATFAFMLCGAALSILLIRNMATIGQFKPRTKHPYTFSSSSSHSSTSESTPRTSPLSPSSSAAPRHMVALRRSSRSAENMNSLLSDFSMMFQSFTESELQHMVGTLLDRKRRKTRRLGDSQARRTKRARKPKPCSLRELELTVSDLGLGYESDETVLLRYCSGKCTAHRQNYDITMEHMMRSGFRERGRKDKVSNGPCCRPIAFEKNFSFLDNKSRYHTIQNVSAKNCGCV, from the exons ATGAAGTTATGGAAAGGTGCCACTTTTGCCTTCATGCTCTGTGGTGCAGCCCTGTCCATCCTCCTCATTAGAAACATGGCCACTATTGGACAGTTCAAACCAAGGACAAAACATCCATACACATTCTCATCTTCTTCAAGTCACTCTTCAACGTCAGAATCAACACCTAGGACCTCACCGCTATCACCCTCATCCTCGGCGGCACCCCGGCACATGGTGGCTCTCCGCCGCAGTTCCCGCTCAGCAGAGAACAtgaactctctcctctcagacT tttccATGATGTTTCAGAGCTTCACAGAAAGTGAGCTTCAGCACATGGTCGGGACTTTGCTGGacaggaagagaagaaagacCCGGCGTCTGGGCGACAGCCAGGCCCGGAGGACTAAAAGAGCCCGCAAGCCCAAGCCCTGCTCTCTGAGGGAGCTGGAGTTGACTGTGAGTGACCTGGGTCTGGGCTACGAGAGCGACGAGACGGTGCTGCTGCGATACTGCAGCGGCAAATGCACAGCCCACCGGCAAAACTATGACATCACAATGGAGCATATGATGCGGTCGGGCTTCAGGGAGAGGGGGCGCAAGGACAAGGTCAGCAACGGGCCCTGCTGCCGGCCAATCGCATTCGAGAAAAACTTTTCCTTCCTGGACAATAAGAGTCGCTATCACACGATACAGAACGTGTCGGCGAAGAACTGCGGGTGTGTATGA
- the LOC131468238 gene encoding neurturin isoform X1, protein MFIEVSSSIALDIGVVLEIPDMKETDLPHFKRSCVNTISSTFFRIQDKKSQQSFNAPPRSKMKLWKGATFAFMLCGAALSILLIRNMATIGQFKPRTKHPYTFSSSSSHSSTSESTPRTSPLSPSSSAAPRHMVALRRSSRSAENMNSLLSDFSMMFQSFTESELQHMVGTLLDRKRRKTRRLGDSQARRTKRARKPKPCSLRELELTVSDLGLGYESDETVLLRYCSGKCTAHRQNYDITMEHMMRSGFRERGRKDKVSNGPCCRPIAFEKNFSFLDNKSRYHTIQNVSAKNCGCV, encoded by the exons ATGTTCATTGAGGTCTCATCAAGCATAGCACTGGATATAGGTGTGGTTTTGGAGATTCCTGACATGAAAGAAACGGATCTTCCTCACTTCAAAAGGAGTTGCGTGAACACTATCTCTAGCACTTTCTTCAGAATTCAAGACAAGAAGTCACAACAG AGTTTCAATGCTCCTCCACGTTCTAAGATGAAGTTATGGAAAGGTGCCACTTTTGCCTTCATGCTCTGTGGTGCAGCCCTGTCCATCCTCCTCATTAGAAACATGGCCACTATTGGACAGTTCAAACCAAGGACAAAACATCCATACACATTCTCATCTTCTTCAAGTCACTCTTCAACGTCAGAATCAACACCTAGGACCTCACCGCTATCACCCTCATCCTCGGCGGCACCCCGGCACATGGTGGCTCTCCGCCGCAGTTCCCGCTCAGCAGAGAACAtgaactctctcctctcagacT tttccATGATGTTTCAGAGCTTCACAGAAAGTGAGCTTCAGCACATGGTCGGGACTTTGCTGGacaggaagagaagaaagacCCGGCGTCTGGGCGACAGCCAGGCCCGGAGGACTAAAAGAGCCCGCAAGCCCAAGCCCTGCTCTCTGAGGGAGCTGGAGTTGACTGTGAGTGACCTGGGTCTGGGCTACGAGAGCGACGAGACGGTGCTGCTGCGATACTGCAGCGGCAAATGCACAGCCCACCGGCAAAACTATGACATCACAATGGAGCATATGATGCGGTCGGGCTTCAGGGAGAGGGGGCGCAAGGACAAGGTCAGCAACGGGCCCTGCTGCCGGCCAATCGCATTCGAGAAAAACTTTTCCTTCCTGGACAATAAGAGTCGCTATCACACGATACAGAACGTGTCGGCGAAGAACTGCGGGTGTGTATGA